ACTTTTTGTTTTGGTTTTGGCCGTCCGGAGCGGCTGCTTCAGAATATTCGTAAAGTAATGATTCAAAGATATAACTAATAATTTAGTTTTCAAACTATTTTTTTAGTTATTACCTGGGTCCCATACATCGGTAGGGTAGGGCATAAAGCATTTTATTGTGAAAATATGCACATTTTTAGCAGGTTATAAGAAGCTTTACCAGTTTAGGGGGCTAGTTAAAATAAGAGAAGTATTAATAATGAAGTTCAAATTTTCAGTTGTTTTAGTGGCTTGTTTATTTGGAGGTTTTAGCTGTGTGGGCGCAGGGAGATTCACCGGCTGGGCCTGTGGGTGGTAATACGGCGTTTGAAGATTATCTTCAGGAAAAGATGGAGTATCCATTGAAGGAAATGTGTTTGCAGTGTTTGATGTTGATGAAGAAGGACAACTGAAGGCTATAATGATCACCAAAGGTATTGGTACAGGCTGTGACGAAGAAGCCATGAGATTATTGGAAATGCACCGGCTTGGCAAACTGCCATGCGACTGTAAGCCCGTAAGGCAGAGAAAATCCACATTAATGCGTTTCAGGCTGCCTTGATTGGTTGCTATTGATAATGAGTAAAGCAGTAGGCGATAATATTAGCACCCATCTTTAATGCCTGCTGTCGCTTGGCCTCAGGGTCTTTGTGGATGGACTGGTCCTCCCAGCCATTGCCGAGGTCACTTTCATAGCTGTAGAAGCATACAAGCCTGCCTTTATATATCAGACCAAAGCCCTGGGCTGGCTTACCATCGTGTTCATGTATTTTGGGCAACCCGTTCGGGAAGTCAAATTTTTGATGATAAATGGGGTGGTCGAAAGGGATCTCAACAAACTCCAGTTCAGGAAACACCTTTTTCATCTCCAGTTTGACAAACTGGTCTAGACCATAATTATCGTCAATATGGAGGAAACCGCCCGCTTCCAGGTAAGTTCTTAAATTTTCTGCATCGCTGCTGGAGAAAACCACATTGCCATGGCCGGTCATGTATATGTAAGGATAGAGGAACAGATCGGGGCTGCTCACATCAACTACCTCATCCTCCGGGTCCAGGCTGGTGTTTAGTTCCCTGTTGCAAAACTGGATCAGGTTGGGTAGGGCTGTTTTGTTGGCATACCAGTCGCCGCCACCGTCATATTTTAATTTGGCTATTTTAATCTGTACCTGGGCGTGGGCCGCATATGCTATAAATACCAGGCCTGTTGCTATAAGAAGTATTGCTTTTCTATACGTCATGCTACAATCTGAAATAGTTTTTGTAGAAACTAATTTTAAATCTTTTTCTAACTTTGCAGTTAAATCTCAATAATACCTTGGATTCAACTAGTATACTAATCAATATTCGAAAAATTCTTCGATCCGTCAACCTGGAGTCAAAAAGAATCCAGAAGGAATATGGTATCAGTATTCCACAGTTGTTAACGTTAAACTACCTGAAAACGTGCGATGACTTCAAAGCTACACACGGACAGATCTCCAAATACCTGAACCTGAACTCAAGTACCGTTACAGGGATAATCAGCAGACTGGAAAAGAAAAGCTATGTAGCCAAACTACCTAATCTGAAAGACAAGAGGATCACCTATGTGGCACTGACTACAAGTGGTGCATCCCTTCTTAAAAAGGCACCAGAGCTTATGCACGAGCAGTTACAGACCAAGCTTAATAAACTATCGGAGGATCAGCTTAAGGAAATAGAGCGTGGTTTTAAACTTTTGATCGATGTTATGGGTATTGATAATATCGATGCTTACCCACTGGTGACGCTTGATGATTTGTTGCCTTCTCAGGATGATAAATAATTTGTACAGAAGATAATATGATCTTGTAACTGTTATTGTGTCAGTAAAAATGGCATTTTAAATGTTATATCCATAGTTTTGTGTTTTGAATGTTTCTGTAGAAAATAAATTTCTTGAATGCACGCTATTGACCTGGCGATTTTCGCCATTTACATGTTGGCCATGTTGGGAGTTGGATTTTTCTTTCTGAAGAAAAACAAAGACACTGACGATTATTATGTGGGAGGTAGAAAAATGGGGTCGTGGCATGTGGGCTTGTCCGTGGTGGCCACTGATGTTGGCGGCGGTTTCTCAATCGGGCTCGGCGGACTCGGTTTTACAATGGGAATATCCGGTTCGTGGATGTTGTTTACCGGTCTGATTGGGGCATGGCTTGCTGCGGTATTCCTTATTCCAAAAGTCAGTCGGTTATCAAAGCTTCATAATTTCCTCACTTTCCCCCAAATATTCGGTCATTTTTACAATGGCTATGTAGCCTTGTTGGCCGGTATCATTTCAGCCATAGGTTATATCGGTTTCACCAGCTCTCAGATTCTGGCCGGAGCAAAGCTTGCATCCGCTTCATTTGTAGAACTCGACCTGAATACAGCTCTTATCATCATGGGGGTAATTGCCATAGTTTATACCGTAATGGGCGGCATGAAGGCCGTTATTTACACTGATACCATCCAGTGGATTATATTAATGTCAGGTCTGATATTCATAGGTATCCCGTTAGGTTATATGGCTATTGGTGGCTATGATGCTATTTCAGCCATACTGCCTGCCGAATACCTTTCCTTTGGTAATATCAAATGGCAAACCTTCGTTAACTGGGGCATTACCATCATACCTATCTGGTTTGTGGGTATGACACTCTACCAGCGGATCTACTCTTGCAGAGGAGAAAAGGAAGCCCGGAAAGCATGGTTTATTGCGGGGCTGTTTGAGTGGCCGATTATGGCTATGATGGGCGTTTTGCTGGGGCTTTTTGCCAGAGTGGCTGCAGAGCAAGGTATGTTTGTGAACCTGGGATATGCTAGTGTCGGAGACATAGATTCAGAAATGGGTCTTCCACTTTTACTTCGAAGCATCCTGCCCGTTGGATTAATGGGGCTTATGATGTCAGCTTATTTTTCAGCCATTATGTCTACCGCAGACAGCTGTCTTATGGCCGCTTCTGGCAATATTCTTACAGATGTGCTGGGGAGATGGCTGCACATTGGCAGGAGTGAAAAAAGTATCCTGAGAACTTCGCAGGTGCTTACACTCGTTATAGGTATAGCCGCGCTTATTCTGGCCACATTTATGCAGAATGTTCTGGAGTTAATGCTTTATTCATATGCATTTATGGTTTCGGGACTGTTTGTCCCCGTCATTGCGGCTTTGTTCGTTAAAAACAGCAGTTCCCTGGCAGCATTTCTTGCCATGTTAACAGGAGGGATAGTCACGCTTTCCCTTATTCTTAGTCAGCAAAAGCTGCCTATGGGGCTGGATGCTAATTTCTATGGAATCACTTCTTCACTGATGATGTTTATTGTGGTCAATGAAGTGAGAAGGAAACAAAAATTAAAAAATGCTTAACTTATGAGTACAATTTCAGCAAACACCAATAAAGACACGACAATGGTTCAATATAATATAATGACACCTGCAGAAACGGTAGGATTGATACACCGCAAAGAGGTGGCAGACTTCTTATATGTTCACCTGGATGAGTTCGGAGATGAAAAGACAGATATACTAAAAGCAATTGATTATGCTCTGGACAGTGGCGTTACACCGGGCGGGTTTGTAGTAACGGCACGGCTGGAGGGCAAGATCATAGGGGCTGTAGTTATCAACAGAACCGGCATGGCTGGTTATATTCCTGAAAATATACTGGTTTATATTGCCATGGACTCTGCACATCGAGGCAAAGGCATCGGAAAGGAGCTGATGCAAAAAGCCATTGATAAAGCAGATGGTGATATAGCCTTGCATGTAGAGCCTAACAATCCAGCCAAATTCCTTTATGAGAAACTGGGCTTTACCAATAAGTACCTTGAAATGAGACTTAAAAAATAAGCAGTTTCATACTGTATGCCGATAAAGGATACGACACTGCAAAAACTGCAGCAGCTACGCAAGGAACTGCACCAAGAGCCGGAAGTTTCTGGTGAGGAGAAGAAAACTGCCCTCAAAATAAAGCACTTTATTGAGCAGTTTGGCCCTGATGAAGTTCTTACTGAGATCGGAGGAGATGGAATGGTTTTCTTTTTTGATGGGAGCGAACCAGGCCCGACTGTTATGATCAGGGCAGAGCTCGACGGCCTGCCGATTGAAGAGATCAACGATGTGCCGCATCGCTCTAAAACAGAGGGTAAAGCACACCTATGCGGGCACGATGGCCACATGACAATGGTGGCTGGTCTGGCCCCGCTGCTGGCTGATCAAAGGCCGGAAAAAGGCAGGATTGCATTATTGTTTCAGCCAGCCGAAGAAACGGGGGAAGGAGCAGGAAGAATGATAGGAGATAATGCGTTTGAGGGTCTGAAAGTGGATTATATCTTCGCCCTTCATAACCTGCCCGGGTTTTCCAAAAATGAAATTATAGTTAAGGATGGTGTTTTTGCCGCAGCCTCAAAAGGATTGATTATAGAGCTTCAGGGTAAAACCTCCCATGCGGCAGAACCTCATAATGGCATTAGTCCGGCTATCGCTGTGGCTGAAATCATAAAACTGATTGAAAACGCACCCTCGGCGTTGAGCGATCTAAAAGATTTTACACTGGCTACTGTGGTACATGCCAGGCTGGGAGACCGTGCTTTTGGTGTCACTCCCGGTAAGGCGGTAGTTATGGCCACTATCCGGGCTTATCACGATGAAGATCTTGCCCGGTTGGAAGATGAAATCGAAAAGAATACCAAAGTCATCGCCGAAAAATATAAGTTAAAAGTACAAATCAGTGATACTGAAATATTCAGCTCAACCTTAAGTGACAAAAATTGTTGTGAGTATATAAAAAATGCTGCGCGACAATTGAATCTGTCTGTTACGGAAATAGAGCAACCTTTCAGGTGGAGTGAAGATTTCGGTCTTTTTACACAAAAATTTAAGGGCGCCCTTTTTGGACTTGGCTCAGGAGAGGATATGCCTGATTTACATAACCCAAATTACGACTTTCCTGATGAGATTTTGAGCACTGGCATTTTAATGTTTCACAACATCATAAACCAGCTTTTAAAAACAGAAAATGCATAGTACATCTACAATTGTGCTTAATTCAGAGGCGCTAAAATCCAACATTGAATTTATCAGATCCAGACTGGGCGAAAATGTAAAGCTGTCATCGGTGGTGAAAGGCAACGCCTACGGACACGGGATAGAAGCTGTGGTACCCATGATTGAAAAGTGCGGTGTAGATCACTTTTCTGTATTTAGTGCCGATGAAGCTTACAAAGTATATAAAGTGCTGGACAAAAAATGCACAATACTGGTAATGGGAGCAGTTTATAACCACGACGTAGCTTGGCTGGTAGAGCAGGGAATAGAGTTTTTCATATTTGATCTGGAAAGAGCCCGGGTGGCGCTGGATGCTGCCAGGAAAACAGGTAAGCCTGCGCTGATCCATATCGAAGTTGAAACCGGTATGAACCGGACCGGCTTCAGCCGCGGCGAACTGGAGCTGTTGGTCAACCTGATCAATGAAAACAGCCAACATCTGATACCCCGTGGACTATGTACGCATTATGCCGGAGCAGAAAGTATAGCTAATTATGTGAGAGTCCAGAAACAGATCAAGAAATTTAACAAAACCTATGAATTGTTGAAGAAAAAAGGAGTGACTCCTGCTGTAAGGCATACTGCCTGCTCTGCTGCTGCCATGGCATACCCCAAAACCCATATGGATATGGTAAGGGTAGGCATTCTTCAGTATGGCTACTGGCCAAGTAAGGAGATATTCATTGATTACCTGGGTAAGCTTAAAACAGAACATAAAACTGACCCCTTAAAGAGGGTTATTACCTGGTCCAGCTATGTAATGGGCATAAAAGTAGTTAAGGCGGGAGAATTCATCGGGTACGGTACGAGCTACCTGGCTCAGCAAAATATGGTAATAGCAACTATTCCGGTTGGCTATGCCCATGGTTATAGCAGAGTACTTAGTAATCAGGGGCGTGTGCTGATCAATGGTCGCAGAGTGGGGGTAATCGGAACCGTTAATATGAATATGATGATGGTAGATATTACTGATGTGACTGGTGTTTCAAAGGGAACTGAAGTAACTTTAATAGGCGGGCATGAGGAAACGGCCATATCTGTAGCTTCATTTGGAGAGCTGAGTAATCAGCTAAACTACGAGCTGCTCACCAGGTTGCCTCATGATATTCCCCGTATAACTGAATAAACTAACACAATGGCTTTTTTAGAATTATATAAAGATCGCTTAAAACACAATTATCAATATCTGTCAAGACTTTTTGAAGACCGGGATATAGAGTGGGGGGTGGTCACCAAGCTGCTTTGTGGTAATAAAAGCTATATCAGGGAGGTTATAAACCTTGGAGCCAGAGAGATTCATGATTCCAGAATAAGTAACCTTAAGGTAGTTAAGAGTATTGACAAAAAGGTGCAGACTGTTTATATAAAACCACCTGCCAAACGCAGCATTCCGAACCTGATCAAATATGCTGATGTGAGTTTTAATACTAGCTATTCTACCATAAAGCTCCTGTCAGAAGAGGCAGGACGGCAAAATAAAAAGCACAAGGTTATCATCATGATCGAAATGGGTGACCTGAGGGAAGGTGTGCTTGGAGAAAATGTCATTGATTTTTATGAGCGCATATTTGAGCTTCCCAATATCGAAGTGACCGGTATAGGAACCAACCTCAATTGCCTGCATGGTGTTATGCCCTCTCAGGATAAGCTAATCCAGCTCAGCTTGTATAAACAACTTATAGAAGCCAAATTCAACAGGCAGATACCCTGGGTTTCCGGAGGTACTTCTGTTACCATTCCGCTACTCCTCAAAAAAATGAGACCAATGGGCATCAACCATTTCAGAGTAGGAGAGATCCTCTATTTTGGGCTCAACCTCTTTACCATGAAAACAGTCAAAGGCATGAGGGATGATGTATTTAAACTATATACAGAGATCATTGAGCTGTATGAGAAGCCAAAAGTGCCTATGGGCGAGCTGGCGGAAAACCCTTCCGGTGAGGTAATGGTGATCAACGAGGATGACTACGGTAAAACTTCATACCGTGCCATTATAGATATCGGGTTACTTGATATCTCACCCGAATATCTGATCCCGGATGATCCGAAAATAGAAATTAGCGGCGCCAGTAGTGATATGCTTGTTATCGACCTGGGCAAAACAAGGCGAAACTATAAAGTAGGAGACCTTGTGTCTTTTAAATTGAGGTATATGGGCGCCCTGAGTATTCTGAATTCAGATTATATTGACAAGAAGATCATTTAGCATTCGTTTCGAAAGGCTTTTTAGGGTGTTTCTTCTTTTCACTCAGTTTTATGGTGCTGAATTTAATGACTGATACAAACACCACTCCGCCGATTATGTTACCTGCTGTAGTCCAAAGTTGAAAGTGGAAGTAATCTACCCAACTAACACCTGAAGTAAGTACTCCCGCAAAGACTTCAATAGACCCTACAATGGAGTGGTGCAGGCCTCCCAGGCCGATTAGCGAGGTGACCAACACAACTACGGCTATACGGCTTATGGTTTCCTGAGATGAAGTAACCAGCCATGATAACTGCCCCATCAGCCAGCCTGCAATGATACTGCTGCCCAGGATCACAAGCCAGCTATACTTTGTCATATTATGGGCCAGATATTCAAAAGCTTCTATAGATATTATTTCCATACTTGAGCCTATGGAGGTCAAAATAAAAGCCATAAAATAGCCACCAATAAGATTACCGAGGTATATGATACCCCATAACCTTAATAAACTTTTATACGATGCCGACCCGCGCAGTACAGGGATTACTGCCAGGGTGGTATGTTCAGTAAATAGCTCTGACCTGCCTATAATTACAAAGATGAAACCTACCGGATAGGAAAGTGCAAGAAAAATGTGCATGAGATAATCCGCAATATGACCAT
This region of Fulvivirga ulvae genomic DNA includes:
- a CDS encoding DUF4159 domain-containing protein; translated protein: MTYRKAILLIATGLVFIAYAAHAQVQIKIAKLKYDGGGDWYANKTALPNLIQFCNRELNTSLDPEDEVVDVSSPDLFLYPYIYMTGHGNVVFSSSDAENLRTYLEAGGFLHIDDNYGLDQFVKLEMKKVFPELEFVEIPFDHPIYHQKFDFPNGLPKIHEHDGKPAQGFGLIYKGRLVCFYSYESDLGNGWEDQSIHKDPEAKRQQALKMGANIIAYCFTHYQ
- a CDS encoding MarR family winged helix-turn-helix transcriptional regulator, with the protein product MDSTSILINIRKILRSVNLESKRIQKEYGISIPQLLTLNYLKTCDDFKATHGQISKYLNLNSSTVTGIISRLEKKSYVAKLPNLKDKRITYVALTTSGASLLKKAPELMHEQLQTKLNKLSEDQLKEIERGFKLLIDVMGIDNIDAYPLVTLDDLLPSQDDK
- a CDS encoding sodium:solute symporter family protein, encoding MHAIDLAIFAIYMLAMLGVGFFFLKKNKDTDDYYVGGRKMGSWHVGLSVVATDVGGGFSIGLGGLGFTMGISGSWMLFTGLIGAWLAAVFLIPKVSRLSKLHNFLTFPQIFGHFYNGYVALLAGIISAIGYIGFTSSQILAGAKLASASFVELDLNTALIIMGVIAIVYTVMGGMKAVIYTDTIQWIILMSGLIFIGIPLGYMAIGGYDAISAILPAEYLSFGNIKWQTFVNWGITIIPIWFVGMTLYQRIYSCRGEKEARKAWFIAGLFEWPIMAMMGVLLGLFARVAAEQGMFVNLGYASVGDIDSEMGLPLLLRSILPVGLMGLMMSAYFSAIMSTADSCLMAASGNILTDVLGRWLHIGRSEKSILRTSQVLTLVIGIAALILATFMQNVLELMLYSYAFMVSGLFVPVIAALFVKNSSSLAAFLAMLTGGIVTLSLILSQQKLPMGLDANFYGITSSLMMFIVVNEVRRKQKLKNA
- a CDS encoding GNAT family N-acetyltransferase; the protein is MTPAETVGLIHRKEVADFLYVHLDEFGDEKTDILKAIDYALDSGVTPGGFVVTARLEGKIIGAVVINRTGMAGYIPENILVYIAMDSAHRGKGIGKELMQKAIDKADGDIALHVEPNNPAKFLYEKLGFTNKYLEMRLKK
- a CDS encoding amidohydrolase; the protein is MPIKDTTLQKLQQLRKELHQEPEVSGEEKKTALKIKHFIEQFGPDEVLTEIGGDGMVFFFDGSEPGPTVMIRAELDGLPIEEINDVPHRSKTEGKAHLCGHDGHMTMVAGLAPLLADQRPEKGRIALLFQPAEETGEGAGRMIGDNAFEGLKVDYIFALHNLPGFSKNEIIVKDGVFAAASKGLIIELQGKTSHAAEPHNGISPAIAVAEIIKLIENAPSALSDLKDFTLATVVHARLGDRAFGVTPGKAVVMATIRAYHDEDLARLEDEIEKNTKVIAEKYKLKVQISDTEIFSSTLSDKNCCEYIKNAARQLNLSVTEIEQPFRWSEDFGLFTQKFKGALFGLGSGEDMPDLHNPNYDFPDEILSTGILMFHNIINQLLKTENA
- the alr gene encoding alanine racemase, which gives rise to MHSTSTIVLNSEALKSNIEFIRSRLGENVKLSSVVKGNAYGHGIEAVVPMIEKCGVDHFSVFSADEAYKVYKVLDKKCTILVMGAVYNHDVAWLVEQGIEFFIFDLERARVALDAARKTGKPALIHIEVETGMNRTGFSRGELELLVNLINENSQHLIPRGLCTHYAGAESIANYVRVQKQIKKFNKTYELLKKKGVTPAVRHTACSAAAMAYPKTHMDMVRVGILQYGYWPSKEIFIDYLGKLKTEHKTDPLKRVITWSSYVMGIKVVKAGEFIGYGTSYLAQQNMVIATIPVGYAHGYSRVLSNQGRVLINGRRVGVIGTVNMNMMMVDITDVTGVSKGTEVTLIGGHEETAISVASFGELSNQLNYELLTRLPHDIPRITE
- a CDS encoding alanine racemase, which translates into the protein MAFLELYKDRLKHNYQYLSRLFEDRDIEWGVVTKLLCGNKSYIREVINLGAREIHDSRISNLKVVKSIDKKVQTVYIKPPAKRSIPNLIKYADVSFNTSYSTIKLLSEEAGRQNKKHKVIIMIEMGDLREGVLGENVIDFYERIFELPNIEVTGIGTNLNCLHGVMPSQDKLIQLSLYKQLIEAKFNRQIPWVSGGTSVTIPLLLKKMRPMGINHFRVGEILYFGLNLFTMKTVKGMRDDVFKLYTEIIELYEKPKVPMGELAENPSGEVMVINEDDYGKTSYRAIIDIGLLDISPEYLIPDDPKIEISGASSDMLVIDLGKTRRNYKVGDLVSFKLRYMGALSILNSDYIDKKII
- a CDS encoding formate/nitrite transporter family protein → MKLLNLFKPKPQKVEDVSNEPKTVYHIFQEQIDAGLAEHHRTPQGLFVSAFAAGLEVGFTLFLSGMLFTLLHGHIADYLMHIFLALSYPVGFIFVIIGRSELFTEHTTLAVIPVLRGSASYKSLLRLWGIIYLGNLIGGYFMAFILTSIGSSMEIISIEAFEYLAHNMTKYSWLVILGSSIIAGWLMGQLSWLVTSSQETISRIAVVVLVTSLIGLGGLHHSIVGSIEVFAGVLTSGVSWVDYFHFQLWTTAGNIIGGVVFVSVIKFSTIKLSEKKKHPKKPFETNAK